A genomic window from Streptomyces sp. HUAS YS2 includes:
- a CDS encoding glycoside hydrolase family 65 protein, producing the protein MTTGWTWTYDHYEPERERLVEALCTLGNGRFATRGSAPECAADATHYPGTYLAGCYDRLTSVVAGERVENEDLVNLPDWTRLRYRCLPDDGPPGDWLTPDSEDSRHDDVHLDLRGGVLGRHLFFRDDHGRGLRVSHLRIVHMGDASLAAQRTMFRAYGWSGVLEVESVLDGAVTNAGVERYRNLEGRHLTGHRAGFEPGGVAWLTCRTADPEALIAAAVRTITRPERPARETVTRTGTVQTYRLPIAPRRSASVVKTLALHTSTDRPAGDPRARACDGASRAPAFPQLLATHKASWQRIWDQGTLHVPGKAGRILRLHLFHLLQTLSPHTAELDVGVPARGLHGEAYRGHVFWDELFVLPYLDLHFPEVARSLLLYRYRRLPAARAAARAAGGVGAMYPWQSASSGREETQELHLNPRSGRWLPDHSRLQHHVGSAVAYNVWRYAEATGDRGFLYGEGAETLLEIARYWAGTARYDPSLGRYRIRGVVGPDEYHDAYPDSTAPGIDDNAYTNVTAAWVLARGLDLLSELPAARRSELRARLSLDDAESDLWEDVSRRLHVPFHQGVVSQFEGYGDLAELDWDAYRASYGDIRRLDRILEAEGDTVNRYQASKQADTLMLGHLFRNEELYALFDRLGHRLDDEVWRATVAYYLERTSHGSTLSSLVHGWVLARQKGADAWRYCEEALLADVADLQGGTTGEGIHLGAMAGTIDLVERGITGLEAGSEGLRVAPVMLRELPRFAFTLCVAGHRGVRLRVLPRRLAVRVPASSRAPLTVVLPGGRRRAVAPGEERWFRL; encoded by the coding sequence ATGACCACCGGCTGGACCTGGACGTACGACCACTACGAACCGGAACGCGAACGGCTGGTCGAAGCGCTCTGCACCCTCGGCAACGGCCGGTTCGCCACCCGGGGGTCAGCGCCGGAATGCGCGGCCGACGCCACCCACTACCCGGGCACCTATCTGGCCGGCTGCTACGACCGGCTCACCTCGGTCGTCGCGGGGGAGCGGGTCGAGAACGAGGACCTCGTCAACCTCCCCGACTGGACCCGCCTGCGCTACCGCTGCCTGCCGGACGACGGGCCGCCCGGAGACTGGCTGACGCCCGACTCCGAGGACTCGCGGCACGACGACGTGCACCTCGATCTGCGCGGAGGCGTGCTGGGCCGGCACCTGTTCTTCCGGGACGACCACGGCCGCGGCCTGCGGGTGAGCCACCTCCGGATCGTGCACATGGGGGACGCCTCGCTCGCGGCCCAGCGCACGATGTTCCGTGCGTACGGCTGGAGCGGCGTCCTCGAGGTCGAGTCCGTCCTGGACGGCGCGGTCACCAACGCCGGGGTGGAGCGCTACCGGAATCTGGAGGGGCGGCATCTCACGGGCCACCGAGCCGGGTTCGAGCCCGGCGGGGTCGCCTGGCTCACCTGCCGCACGGCCGACCCGGAAGCCCTGATCGCCGCGGCCGTCCGCACGATCACCCGCCCCGAGCGCCCTGCCCGCGAGACTGTGACGAGGACCGGCACCGTCCAGACGTACCGCCTGCCGATCGCTCCCCGCCGCTCGGCGAGCGTCGTGAAGACACTGGCCCTGCACACGTCCACGGACCGGCCCGCCGGTGATCCCCGCGCGAGGGCCTGCGACGGGGCATCCCGCGCCCCGGCCTTCCCGCAGCTGCTGGCCACCCACAAGGCGTCCTGGCAACGTATCTGGGATCAGGGCACGTTGCACGTCCCCGGGAAGGCCGGCCGAATCCTGCGGCTGCACCTCTTCCATCTGCTCCAGACGCTGTCCCCGCACACGGCGGAACTCGACGTGGGCGTTCCGGCGCGGGGTCTGCACGGCGAGGCCTACCGGGGCCACGTCTTCTGGGACGAGTTGTTCGTGCTGCCGTACCTCGACCTGCACTTCCCAGAGGTGGCCCGGTCCCTGCTCCTGTACCGGTACCGCCGCCTGCCGGCCGCCCGCGCGGCGGCTCGCGCGGCCGGTGGCGTCGGTGCCATGTACCCGTGGCAGAGCGCGAGTTCGGGCCGTGAGGAGACGCAGGAGCTGCACCTCAACCCGCGCTCCGGACGCTGGCTGCCCGACCACTCCCGCCTCCAGCACCACGTGGGCTCGGCCGTCGCGTACAACGTGTGGCGGTACGCGGAGGCCACCGGCGACCGCGGATTCCTGTACGGCGAGGGGGCGGAGACGCTCCTGGAGATCGCCCGGTACTGGGCCGGCACCGCCCGCTACGACCCGTCGCTCGGGCGTTATCGGATCCGCGGGGTGGTCGGCCCCGACGAGTACCACGACGCCTACCCCGACAGCACCGCACCGGGCATCGACGACAACGCGTACACGAACGTCACCGCCGCCTGGGTGCTCGCCCGGGGCCTCGACCTCCTGAGCGAACTGCCCGCCGCCCGGCGGTCGGAGCTGCGGGCGCGACTGTCACTGGACGACGCGGAGTCCGACCTCTGGGAGGACGTCTCCCGCCGCCTCCACGTGCCCTTCCACCAGGGCGTGGTGAGCCAGTTCGAAGGCTACGGCGACCTCGCGGAGCTCGACTGGGACGCGTACCGGGCGAGTTACGGCGACATCCGCCGCCTCGACCGGATCCTGGAGGCGGAGGGCGACACGGTCAACCGGTACCAGGCGTCCAAACAGGCCGACACCCTCATGCTCGGCCATCTGTTCCGGAACGAGGAGCTGTACGCGTTGTTCGACCGGCTCGGCCACCGGCTGGACGACGAGGTGTGGCGCGCCACCGTCGCGTACTACCTGGAGCGCACGAGCCACGGCTCGACGCTCAGCAGCCTCGTCCACGGCTGGGTCCTGGCCCGGCAGAAGGGCGCCGACGCCTGGAGGTACTGCGAGGAGGCCCTCCTCGCGGATGTGGCCGATCTCCAGGGCGGGACGACCGGCGAGGGCATCCACCTCGGCGCGATGGCGGGCACGATCGACCTCGTCGAGCGCGGCATCACCGGCCTCGAAGCCGGCTCGGAGGGGCTCCGGGTCGCCCCGGTGATGCTGCGGGAGCTCCCGCGGTTCGCGTTCACCCTGTGCGTCGCCGGTCATCGAGGGGTGCGCCTCCGGGTGCTTCCCAGGCGACTGGCCGTACGGGTCCCGGCCTCGTCGAGGGCCCCGCTGACCGTCGTCCTGCCGGGCGGACGGCGCCGCGCGGTCGCACCGGGGGAGGAGCGCTGGTTCCGCCTGTGA
- a CDS encoding CBS domain-containing protein: MKHMKVGTLMTGNVVSATPATSFKQVAKLLAEHDITGVPVVDEDDRVLGVVSESDLLAARKPTARKLMTEPAVTVHAEQSVADAARLMVRRGVERLPVVDEEERLVGIVTRRDLLCVYLRPDAEIRRRVREDVLADVLGLPGDAVDVHVLDGVVTVEGRLRRRSQARMLVGLTERVDGVVAVVDRVSAQEDGARLAPAARTSHEAFE, encoded by the coding sequence ATGAAGCACATGAAGGTCGGCACCTTGATGACCGGCAATGTGGTCTCGGCCACCCCTGCGACCTCGTTCAAGCAAGTGGCCAAGCTGCTCGCCGAGCACGACATCACCGGAGTCCCCGTGGTCGACGAGGACGACCGGGTGCTCGGTGTGGTCTCCGAGAGCGACCTCCTGGCCGCGCGAAAGCCGACCGCGCGGAAGCTGATGACCGAGCCGGCCGTCACCGTGCACGCCGAGCAGTCGGTGGCGGATGCGGCCCGTCTGATGGTGCGTCGTGGAGTCGAGCGCCTGCCGGTGGTCGACGAGGAAGAACGACTGGTGGGCATCGTGACCCGGCGCGATCTGCTCTGTGTCTATCTCCGTCCCGACGCGGAGATACGGCGTCGGGTGCGCGAGGACGTCCTCGCCGACGTCCTGGGCCTGCCCGGTGACGCGGTCGACGTGCACGTCCTGGACGGCGTGGTGACCGTGGAAGGCCGCCTCCGGCGGCGGAGCCAGGCGCGGATGCTCGTCGGCCTCACCGAGCGCGTCGACGGTGTGGTCGCGGTCGTGGACCGCGTCTCCGCCCAGGAGGACGGCGCCCGACTCGCACCCGCCGCGCGAACCTCCCACGAAGCCTTCGAATGA
- a CDS encoding zinc-dependent alcohol dehydrogenase family protein, which produces MKAAVFQGPGPIAWQDVPDPGIKDPADAIVRVDVVTICGTDLHILKGDVPEVTPGRVLGHEAVGTVVETGRDVRTVRPGDRVLISCISACGRCRFCREGRYGQCRGGGGWVLGHTIDGTQAEYVRVPFADLSVHPLPSAVDSFDAVLLADIFPTSYEVGVLNGGVRPADTVVVVGAGPIGLAAIATARLYSPGRIIAVDLAESRLAAARTLGADATATVGEGPEQLVEDLTEGLGADVVMEAVGVPEAFEMCTRMVRPGGRVANIGVHGKPAVLHLEDLWIKDVTITTGLVDTSSTPMLLRMMAAGRLPAAELVTHRFEPGQMEEAYDVFGRAADTGALKVALGAPQHTAVMATGSTAAG; this is translated from the coding sequence ATGAAGGCAGCCGTCTTTCAGGGACCGGGCCCGATCGCCTGGCAGGACGTGCCCGACCCGGGCATCAAGGACCCCGCGGACGCGATCGTCCGGGTAGACGTCGTGACGATCTGCGGCACCGACCTGCACATCCTCAAGGGCGACGTGCCGGAGGTGACGCCCGGCCGGGTGCTCGGTCACGAGGCCGTGGGCACGGTGGTCGAGACCGGTCGGGACGTGCGCACCGTACGGCCCGGGGACCGTGTCCTGATCTCCTGCATCTCGGCCTGCGGCCGCTGCCGCTTCTGCCGCGAGGGCCGCTACGGCCAGTGCCGCGGCGGCGGAGGCTGGGTTCTCGGGCACACCATCGACGGCACGCAGGCGGAGTACGTCCGGGTGCCATTCGCCGACCTGTCCGTGCACCCGTTGCCGAGCGCGGTCGACAGCTTCGACGCCGTCCTGCTCGCGGACATCTTCCCCACCTCCTACGAGGTGGGCGTCCTCAACGGCGGGGTACGGCCGGCCGACACGGTCGTCGTGGTCGGCGCGGGCCCCATCGGCCTCGCGGCCATCGCCACCGCACGCCTCTACAGCCCCGGCCGGATCATCGCCGTCGACCTCGCGGAGTCCCGGCTCGCCGCCGCGCGCACGCTCGGCGCCGACGCCACCGCGACCGTCGGCGAGGGCCCGGAGCAGCTCGTCGAGGACCTGACGGAGGGCCTGGGCGCCGACGTCGTCATGGAGGCGGTCGGCGTTCCCGAGGCCTTCGAGATGTGCACGCGGATGGTCCGGCCCGGCGGCCGGGTCGCCAACATCGGCGTGCACGGCAAGCCCGCGGTACTGCACCTCGAAGACCTGTGGATCAAGGACGTCACCATCACCACCGGTCTCGTGGACACCTCGTCCACCCCCATGCTGCTGCGCATGATGGCGGCCGGCCGCCTGCCGGCGGCGGAGCTGGTCACCCACCGTTTCGAGCCGGGGCAGATGGAGGAGGCGTACGACGTGTTCGGCCGCGCGGCCGACACCGGAGCCCTCAAGGTCGCGCTTGGCGCGCCGCAGCACACGGCCGTCATGGCCACCGGGTCCACGGCGGCCGGATGA
- a CDS encoding response regulator transcription factor yields MTDLPAVETPTRVFLVDDHEVVRRGLRDLIDDEPDMEVVGEASTADQALSRGPALRPDVAVLDVRLPDGDGVSVCRELRSRMPELACLMLTSFDDEDALIDAIMAGAAGYVLKQIKGSDLVSAIRTVATGQSMLDPATTARLMHSLRDPEAARPPEDERLAVLSERERSVLDLIGEGLTNRQIAQQLYLSEKTVKNHISRLLGKLGVERRVQAAVIAAQVHEHGAEER; encoded by the coding sequence ATGACCGATCTGCCGGCAGTCGAGACTCCCACGCGGGTCTTCCTCGTGGACGATCACGAAGTGGTCCGGCGGGGCCTGCGTGACCTGATCGACGACGAGCCCGACATGGAGGTGGTCGGGGAGGCGTCGACCGCGGACCAGGCGCTCTCCAGGGGGCCCGCGCTGCGGCCGGACGTGGCCGTGCTCGACGTACGGCTGCCGGACGGCGACGGGGTCTCCGTGTGCCGCGAGCTGCGCTCACGGATGCCCGAGCTTGCCTGCCTGATGCTGACCTCGTTCGACGACGAGGACGCCCTCATCGACGCGATCATGGCCGGGGCCGCCGGGTACGTCCTCAAGCAGATCAAGGGCTCCGACCTGGTGTCGGCGATACGGACCGTGGCCACGGGCCAGTCGATGCTCGACCCCGCCACCACCGCCCGGCTCATGCACTCGTTGCGGGATCCGGAAGCGGCGAGGCCGCCGGAGGACGAGCGGCTCGCGGTGCTGTCCGAGCGGGAGCGTTCGGTGCTCGACCTCATCGGTGAGGGGCTCACCAACCGGCAGATCGCCCAGCAGCTGTACCTGTCGGAGAAGACGGTCAAGAACCACATATCGCGGCTGCTCGGCAAGCTGGGTGTGGAGCGGCGGGTGCAGGCGGCCGTCATCGCCGCACAGGTCCACGAGCACGGGGCCGAGGAGCGGTAG
- a CDS encoding response regulator, with the protein MVRAGVRAILARDPHIDVVAEAGDGSEALALTRRHRPDVVLLDIQMPGLDGLTAVARLRQEPSTVGVIMLTTFGQDECITRALEEGADGFLLKADDPRELLNRVRAVGAGGAYLSPRVAGRVIAGMRAHRTAHPHRSLDRLTQRERDVLALLAAGLSNAEIASRLHLVEGTVKQHVSAVLAKLGARNRVEAAVAAHEAGLTPPRRG; encoded by the coding sequence ATGGTCCGGGCCGGCGTGCGGGCCATCCTGGCCCGGGACCCGCACATCGACGTGGTCGCCGAGGCGGGCGACGGCAGCGAGGCCCTCGCACTCACCCGCCGGCACCGGCCGGACGTCGTGCTGCTGGACATTCAGATGCCGGGCCTCGACGGGCTGACGGCGGTGGCCCGGCTTCGCCAGGAACCGTCGACCGTCGGTGTGATCATGCTGACGACCTTCGGCCAGGACGAGTGCATCACCCGAGCACTCGAGGAAGGCGCCGACGGTTTCCTGCTCAAGGCGGACGACCCCAGGGAACTGCTCAACCGTGTACGGGCGGTCGGCGCCGGCGGCGCCTACCTCTCCCCTCGGGTGGCCGGCCGGGTGATCGCCGGAATGCGCGCCCACCGCACGGCACACCCCCACCGCTCCCTGGACCGGCTCACGCAGCGGGAGCGCGACGTTCTTGCCTTGCTCGCCGCAGGCCTGTCCAACGCGGAGATCGCGAGCCGCCTGCACCTCGTCGAGGGCACGGTGAAGCAACACGTCAGCGCGGTCCTGGCGAAGCTGGGCGCCCGCAACCGAGTGGAGGCGGCCGTCGCCGCCCATGAGGCAGGTCTGACCCCGCCGCGGCGCGGCTGA
- a CDS encoding Acg family FMN-binding oxidoreductase produces the protein MTTPTLTRALVTSMIEDAITAPSMHNAQPWKFVHRTDTDTIELHGDPSREMPREDPDHRAIHLGCGAALFNLRVSAAHHGRKSAPRLLPDPDDPWHLADVRIQWVRQAAVDDRLAALRPALRIRHTSRFPFTDEQIPSEILDGLRAAALLEGCHLVLPGAWHTDTVMHLVHTSQLFEAADASVRAEIASWIRTDAGDESGGAEGIPSAALGPRQYDVTSPVRDFDSSRHVTERPSARFENHPRIALLGTAEDTPMDWLRAGQAMQRVLLRATLDGLSTSLTSQPLEWPELRADARDPASTAGYVHMVIRLGYGPRGGATPRRPASEVLTFV, from the coding sequence GTGACAACCCCGACCCTGACCCGAGCACTCGTGACCTCGATGATCGAGGACGCCATCACCGCACCGTCGATGCACAACGCACAGCCGTGGAAGTTCGTCCACCGGACCGATACCGACACCATCGAGCTGCATGGCGACCCCTCGCGCGAGATGCCACGCGAGGACCCCGACCACCGCGCCATCCACCTCGGATGCGGCGCCGCCCTGTTCAACCTGCGCGTCAGCGCCGCCCACCACGGCCGGAAGTCCGCGCCCCGGCTGCTGCCCGATCCCGACGACCCCTGGCACCTCGCCGACGTGCGCATCCAGTGGGTTCGGCAGGCCGCCGTCGACGACCGCCTGGCGGCGCTCCGGCCCGCCCTGCGCATCCGGCACACCAGCCGGTTCCCGTTCACCGACGAGCAGATACCCTCCGAGATCCTGGACGGCCTCCGTGCCGCCGCCCTCCTGGAGGGGTGCCACCTGGTCCTGCCGGGAGCGTGGCACACCGACACCGTCATGCACCTCGTCCACACCTCCCAGCTGTTCGAGGCCGCGGACGCGTCGGTCCGGGCGGAGATCGCCAGCTGGATCCGCACGGACGCGGGCGACGAGAGCGGTGGGGCCGAGGGCATCCCATCGGCCGCCCTCGGCCCCCGGCAGTACGACGTGACGTCTCCGGTCAGGGACTTCGACTCCTCCCGGCACGTTACCGAGCGTCCCTCGGCCCGCTTCGAGAACCACCCCCGGATCGCCCTCCTCGGCACGGCCGAGGACACCCCGATGGACTGGCTGAGGGCCGGCCAGGCGATGCAGCGCGTACTGCTCCGGGCCACCCTCGACGGTCTCTCCACCTCCCTCACGTCCCAGCCCCTCGAATGGCCCGAACTCCGCGCCGACGCACGCGATCCGGCTTCCACGGCCGGCTACGTCCACATGGTGATCCGCCTGGGCTACGGGCCCCGGGGCGGAGCCACCCCGAGGAGGCCCGCCTCCGAGGTGCTGACCTTCGTCTGA
- a CDS encoding GAF domain-containing protein: MGRESTGSADTRLPRLRLDELLDEVQARIEEVRGTRDRLNGLLEAVMSVGRELDLPQVLRGIVEAAVTLVDAEYGALGVIGDGLKLSAFVPIGIDDDLRERIGALPSGHGILGELIRNPEPLRLSELSEHPASYGFPAHHPPMHTFLGVPIRVRDEVFGNLYLTEKRGGADFDMEDEAVVTTLAVAAGIAIENARLYEEGRLRQRWLAASADFTSALLSGEEETDVLGGMLERAVDIAGADIGVFYLVGPGGELRGSLACGDGAEAHRGVELPSSEGTLAAAALTQDGPLTVADVENDPRVTVHPERWKGFGPAVAVTVGTKERLSGVLILARSAGRSPFTGVETSVLPGFAGQAALALELADRRRDAEQVSLLEDRDRIARDLHDLAIQRLFATGMTLQSARRFVEHPEAADRLTRAIDDLDSTIKIIRSTIFGLREHDTPGTAPKLRNRIVKAVDSAASTLGFAPALLMEGLLDTDVPSEAADEVVAVIGEALTNVARHANARHAEVSVVAADGVLAVTVSDDGVGLRPGGVRSGLRNLAERAAHLGGDLSVRSRPQPTGGTLLEWRIRLPAASD; this comes from the coding sequence ATGGGCCGGGAGAGCACCGGGTCCGCGGACACGCGGCTGCCACGGCTGAGACTCGACGAGCTCCTCGACGAGGTCCAGGCGCGCATCGAAGAGGTCCGGGGCACCAGGGACCGGCTCAACGGGCTCCTGGAAGCGGTCATGTCGGTCGGCCGCGAGCTCGACCTGCCGCAGGTGCTGCGCGGCATCGTCGAGGCTGCGGTGACCCTGGTGGACGCCGAGTACGGTGCCCTGGGCGTCATCGGGGATGGCCTCAAACTCTCCGCATTCGTCCCGATCGGCATCGACGACGACCTCCGTGAACGGATCGGCGCCCTGCCGTCGGGCCACGGCATCCTCGGCGAGCTGATCCGCAACCCGGAGCCGCTCCGCCTGTCCGAGCTCTCCGAGCACCCTGCCTCTTACGGCTTTCCGGCCCACCATCCGCCCATGCACACGTTCCTCGGCGTCCCGATCCGCGTGCGCGACGAGGTCTTCGGCAACCTCTATCTCACCGAGAAGCGCGGCGGCGCCGACTTCGACATGGAGGACGAAGCCGTGGTCACCACGCTGGCCGTCGCGGCCGGCATCGCCATCGAGAACGCCCGCCTCTATGAGGAGGGACGGCTGCGCCAGCGCTGGCTGGCCGCGAGCGCCGACTTCACCAGCGCGCTCCTGTCCGGCGAGGAGGAGACCGATGTCCTCGGCGGGATGCTGGAGCGAGCCGTGGACATCGCGGGCGCGGACATCGGGGTCTTCTACCTGGTCGGACCGGGGGGAGAACTGCGCGGTTCGCTGGCCTGCGGCGACGGAGCCGAGGCGCACCGGGGCGTCGAACTGCCCAGCAGCGAGGGAACCCTCGCCGCCGCAGCCCTGACCCAGGACGGTCCCCTCACCGTGGCCGACGTCGAGAACGACCCTCGCGTCACGGTCCACCCCGAGCGCTGGAAGGGATTCGGACCGGCGGTGGCCGTCACGGTGGGCACCAAGGAACGGCTGAGCGGTGTGCTCATCCTCGCGCGGTCCGCGGGACGCTCGCCCTTCACGGGCGTGGAGACCAGCGTCCTGCCCGGATTCGCCGGGCAGGCGGCACTGGCTCTCGAACTGGCCGACCGGCGTCGTGACGCCGAGCAGGTCAGCCTCCTCGAGGACCGCGACCGGATCGCACGTGACCTGCACGACCTTGCGATCCAGCGGCTGTTCGCCACCGGCATGACCCTGCAGAGCGCCCGCCGGTTCGTCGAGCACCCGGAGGCCGCGGACCGGCTGACCCGGGCGATCGACGACCTCGACTCCACCATCAAGATCATCCGCTCGACGATCTTCGGCCTGCGGGAGCACGACACTCCCGGGACGGCACCGAAGCTCCGGAACCGCATCGTGAAGGCGGTCGACTCGGCCGCGTCCACGCTCGGGTTCGCCCCCGCGCTGCTCATGGAGGGCCTCCTCGACACGGACGTGCCGTCCGAGGCGGCCGACGAGGTCGTCGCGGTCATCGGCGAAGCTCTCACCAATGTCGCCCGCCACGCGAACGCACGCCACGCGGAGGTGTCCGTCGTCGCCGCGGACGGCGTCCTCGCGGTGACGGTGAGCGACGACGGGGTGGGCCTGCGTCCGGGTGGGGTCCGCAGCGGACTGCGGAACCTCGCCGAACGGGCCGCACACCTGGGCGGCGACCTGTCGGTCCGTTCACGACCCCAGCCGACCGGCGGCACGCTGCTCGAATGGCGTATCCGCCTGCCGGCCGCATCCGACTGA
- a CDS encoding universal stress protein — translation MDGTRDRPGLGRVVVGLDGSPSAQAAAMWAANEAVLRGSGLCLVHATDTDAASGLLSPAEEDRRRQAGRELLDRAAEAVAARHPDLVVVTELGTGSPVDVLRRAAALSGTIVVGHRGRGGFSSLLLGSVGLELAAGATTPVVVVRGAAEPAETGAVLAAIRDENDVGCARAAAREAQLREVPLRLFHVWGTDPYSGVRGALRNGADNRARAHVHASVEITDRLRKEFPGLALDTEGEKSHSVPGTLVEASRRADLVVVGGRRAPGYLGPTLGRTTLTLLQHARCPVELIPRHGPGHGSTS, via the coding sequence ATGGACGGAACCAGGGACCGTCCCGGCCTGGGCCGGGTCGTTGTCGGTCTGGACGGGTCACCGTCCGCGCAGGCGGCGGCGATGTGGGCCGCGAACGAGGCGGTGCTGCGCGGCAGCGGCCTGTGCCTCGTCCACGCGACTGACACCGACGCGGCCTCCGGGCTCCTTTCTCCGGCGGAGGAGGACCGGCGCCGGCAGGCCGGCCGGGAACTGCTCGACCGGGCCGCCGAGGCCGTCGCGGCGCGCCACCCCGACCTCGTGGTCGTCACGGAACTCGGCACAGGCTCGCCCGTCGACGTCCTGCGCAGGGCCGCCGCACTGAGCGGCACGATCGTCGTCGGGCACCGGGGCCGCGGCGGGTTCTCCTCCCTCCTGCTCGGCTCGGTCGGCCTCGAACTCGCTGCCGGCGCCACCACGCCGGTGGTCGTCGTGCGCGGAGCCGCCGAGCCGGCCGAGACGGGCGCCGTTCTCGCGGCGATCCGGGACGAGAACGACGTGGGCTGCGCGAGGGCGGCGGCCCGCGAGGCCCAGCTGCGCGAGGTCCCGCTGCGGCTGTTCCACGTCTGGGGAACGGACCCGTACTCCGGCGTACGAGGTGCGCTGCGCAACGGCGCGGACAACCGCGCACGTGCGCACGTGCACGCGTCGGTGGAGATCACCGACAGGCTCCGGAAGGAGTTCCCGGGACTGGCTCTGGACACCGAGGGCGAGAAGAGCCACAGCGTGCCCGGCACGCTCGTCGAGGCGTCACGCCGCGCCGACCTCGTCGTCGTCGGCGGCCGGCGGGCGCCCGGCTATCTCGGACCGACGCTCGGCCGGACCACGCTCACCCTGCTGCAGCACGCCCGCTGCCCGGTGGAGCTGATCCCCCGGCACGGACCCGGACACGGCAGCACGTCCTGA
- a CDS encoding nuclease yields MPMLLIKGSYHILEARPDGDTVNFTPDDPTEWDLVGGFYKVEHNASGRARLRLDAIDALETHYSRTGPEVHQPLAHGHAAQDELLRWLGFTSVTRNAKEKVTAATPATVPGWILTRGAAQDHRCIALAGRGTPPGKSGTEIFVDEALLRTTANHHLLATGLAYPTYYRSLFADLRNELTAAVHQAQAATPAKGLWPDDVTLSGATVTGMSDLTKDTGAVILPKLFRRLVDYLNLGDPDLSGFPAFLDQAQDKFWILSTGQFTTGLDAVVEVMDSKVRMTHASEDLVFED; encoded by the coding sequence ATGCCGATGCTGCTGATCAAGGGCTCGTACCACATCCTCGAAGCCCGTCCGGACGGGGACACCGTCAATTTCACCCCCGACGATCCGACCGAGTGGGATCTCGTCGGCGGGTTCTACAAGGTCGAACACAACGCGTCCGGCCGGGCCAGGCTGCGGCTGGACGCCATCGACGCGCTGGAGACCCACTACTCCCGGACCGGCCCTGAGGTCCACCAGCCGCTGGCCCACGGCCACGCCGCGCAGGACGAACTGCTGCGCTGGCTCGGCTTCACCAGTGTGACCCGGAACGCGAAGGAGAAGGTCACCGCCGCCACGCCCGCCACCGTGCCCGGCTGGATCCTCACCCGCGGCGCCGCTCAGGATCACCGCTGCATCGCCCTGGCCGGCCGGGGCACACCGCCCGGCAAGAGCGGGACGGAGATCTTCGTCGACGAGGCCCTGCTGAGGACCACCGCCAACCACCACCTCCTCGCGACCGGCCTGGCCTACCCCACCTACTACCGCAGCCTCTTCGCCGATCTGCGCAACGAGCTGACGGCCGCCGTCCATCAGGCGCAGGCCGCCACGCCCGCCAAGGGCCTCTGGCCCGACGACGTCACCCTCAGCGGGGCGACCGTCACCGGGATGTCCGATCTCACCAAGGACACCGGCGCGGTGATCCTGCCGAAGCTGTTCCGGCGCCTGGTCGACTACCTCAACCTCGGCGACCCGGACCTGAGCGGGTTCCCCGCGTTCCTGGACCAGGCCCAGGACAAGTTCTGGATCCTGTCCACCGGCCAGTTCACGACCGGCCTCGACGCGGTGGTCGAAGTCATGGACAGCAAGGTGCGAATGACCCACGCCTCCGAGGACCTCGTCTTCGAGGACTGA
- a CDS encoding HAD family hydrolase, whose protein sequence is MNARRAGSPPPQAVVCDTDGVLLDSAAVHATAWKRAFDACLDRLAPEAGRQAPFDADTEYRRYVDGRSRYDGAEAFLAARGIRLPPGDPGDPPGCGTVWAVAAGKEAAFQDALDGVQVACYEDAAEALAVLRSLGVPCAAVSASRHARAFLDVTGLHHFLAAVVDGEDAARIGLAGKPDPALFLHAAGLLGTDPGHTAVVEDALAGVRAGRRGGFCLVVGLDRTADAHATPDLRGEGADLVVPDLVTLVRSVWGERG, encoded by the coding sequence ATGAACGCTCGACGCGCGGGCTCCCCGCCCCCGCAGGCTGTCGTGTGCGACACCGACGGCGTCCTGCTCGACTCCGCCGCCGTGCACGCGACCGCGTGGAAGCGCGCATTCGACGCCTGCCTCGACCGACTGGCACCCGAGGCGGGGAGGCAGGCGCCGTTCGACGCCGACACCGAGTACCGGCGGTACGTCGACGGCAGGTCGCGGTACGACGGCGCCGAAGCGTTCCTGGCCGCCCGCGGCATCCGGCTCCCACCGGGCGATCCGGGGGACCCGCCCGGCTGCGGCACCGTCTGGGCCGTGGCGGCGGGAAAGGAGGCGGCGTTCCAGGACGCGCTCGACGGCGTGCAGGTCGCCTGCTACGAGGACGCCGCGGAGGCGCTGGCCGTCCTGCGCTCCCTGGGTGTGCCCTGCGCCGCCGTGTCGGCATCCCGCCACGCCCGGGCGTTCCTCGACGTCACCGGGCTGCACCACTTCCTCGCCGCCGTCGTGGACGGCGAGGACGCCGCCCGGATCGGCCTCGCCGGAAAGCCGGACCCGGCGCTCTTCCTGCACGCGGCCGGCCTCCTCGGCACCGACCCGGGTCACACCGCGGTGGTCGAGGACGCCCTGGCCGGCGTACGCGCCGGACGCCGGGGAGGCTTCTGCCTCGTCGTGGGACTCGACCGCACGGCGGACGCGCACGCCACGCCGGACCTGCGGGGAGAGGGAGCGGACCTCGTCGTCCCCGACCTTGTGACGCTGGTCCGGAGCGTATGGGGTGAGCGCGGATGA